In one Streptomyces sp. NBC_01288 genomic region, the following are encoded:
- a CDS encoding SCO5717 family growth-regulating ATPase, whose protein sequence is MSSDRDGIRGGWATPGDDQPDDESAIEMTGEFTIDYAPPAWYTQNSSGASGASAQASPPPTPASGTAMPPPPSAPPVGPAFPVPAPPDNSGFQTGWAPAAAVPPPAVQQAPAVPEEDPESGDLVSGATMRISSAALKREITERGDVGADAASAQASPERGDAETPVAPTAAPAEVPAADEGPAEGAEVSDAAAGDVAGDVEPGSGEREFEGEVPTNDGDAEGNEDTDAAEVTAQDEDGAATDTDTADDENADDASAASVAHPDADPAGAPEDEPSNIDTTPAAPATPATPPTPEADAPQAADPATGATGDVPADVQEAPPAWAPPPAPQSGVPPLPPSYQPAAPAPADQWPAQPHPQAQQQPADPAAPQPPAPQQPVAAPAQPPSPPQQQPPFQPHPPRPAPAAWDAPPAPTPQGPAPTPVAGPTGYGFPPTTPPAPAPAPNQQSGYGFPPSPAPQTQPAPHTPNAPDQQGSYGFPPAPPQPGPPTPAAPNQQGGGYGFPLPPAQQAPPTPAPPNQQGSYGFPQGPAQQGTPAPNAPEQQGSYGFPPAPAQPGPPNPQSGYGFPPAPPAPAQQQPQPDGPQPPHAPQPQAQPQAQPPVDPRTGAAWPQPIQHDQRQPTNPGAAPLGYTAAVELSSDRLLSNKKQKAKSGRPGAAPSRFKLGGKKEEAERQRKLELIRTPVLSCYRIAVISLKGGVGKTTTTTALGSTLATERQDKILAIDANPDAGTLGRRVRRETGATIRDLVQAIPYLNSYMDIRRFTSQAASGLEIIANDVDPAVSTTFNDEDYRRVLDVLGKQYPIILTDSGTGLLYSAMRGVLDLADQLIIISTPSVDGASSASTTLDWLSAHGYADLVSRSLTVISGVRETGKTIKVEDIVSHFETRCRGVVVVPFDEHLAAGAEVDLDMMRPKVRESYFNLAALVAEDFVRHQQMHGLWTSDGNPPPVLAPPMPGQQGYPGYPGQQGQPGQQGQPGYPGQQPYPGQQAPGQPGHYPQQQQQHQPQPQPPHPGQELYGQQPYPQQGQPPAQQPAPPYPQHPGQQPPPPYPQHPGYGQPPQAPQQDGDQAPPPPPPAPPQQ, encoded by the coding sequence GTGAGCAGCGATCGGGACGGGATCCGCGGGGGCTGGGCCACGCCCGGCGATGACCAGCCCGACGACGAGTCCGCCATCGAGATGACGGGCGAGTTCACGATCGACTACGCGCCGCCGGCCTGGTACACGCAGAACTCGTCCGGCGCGTCGGGCGCGTCCGCGCAGGCCTCGCCGCCCCCGACCCCGGCGAGCGGAACGGCTATGCCGCCTCCGCCTTCGGCGCCCCCGGTCGGCCCCGCGTTCCCGGTGCCGGCACCGCCGGACAACTCCGGCTTCCAGACCGGCTGGGCGCCCGCGGCCGCGGTTCCGCCGCCTGCGGTCCAGCAGGCGCCCGCGGTTCCCGAGGAGGACCCCGAGAGCGGCGACCTCGTGAGCGGCGCGACGATGCGGATCTCGTCCGCCGCGTTGAAGCGGGAGATCACGGAGCGGGGTGATGTCGGGGCGGACGCCGCGTCGGCACAGGCCAGTCCTGAGCGGGGCGACGCGGAGACCCCTGTGGCTCCGACCGCGGCTCCGGCCGAGGTTCCTGCGGCCGACGAAGGTCCCGCGGAAGGCGCCGAAGTCTCGGACGCCGCTGCCGGTGACGTCGCCGGTGACGTGGAACCGGGTTCCGGGGAGCGGGAGTTCGAAGGCGAGGTGCCGACGAACGACGGTGACGCCGAGGGCAACGAGGACACCGACGCCGCCGAGGTGACCGCTCAGGACGAGGACGGCGCGGCCACCGACACGGACACCGCCGACGACGAGAACGCCGACGACGCCTCAGCCGCCTCCGTGGCACACCCCGACGCAGACCCGGCCGGTGCCCCGGAGGACGAGCCGAGCAACATCGACACCACACCGGCTGCCCCGGCCACGCCAGCCACACCGCCCACGCCCGAGGCCGACGCCCCCCAGGCCGCCGACCCGGCCACGGGTGCCACCGGCGACGTACCGGCCGACGTACAGGAAGCCCCTCCCGCCTGGGCTCCCCCGCCGGCCCCGCAGAGTGGCGTCCCGCCGTTGCCGCCGTCCTACCAACCCGCCGCCCCGGCCCCGGCCGACCAGTGGCCCGCGCAGCCCCACCCCCAGGCTCAGCAGCAGCCGGCGGACCCCGCCGCGCCCCAACCGCCCGCGCCACAGCAGCCCGTCGCGGCTCCGGCCCAGCCGCCGTCGCCGCCCCAGCAGCAGCCCCCGTTCCAGCCGCACCCCCCGCGGCCGGCACCGGCGGCCTGGGACGCACCACCGGCACCGACCCCGCAGGGCCCGGCGCCCACGCCCGTGGCGGGCCCCACCGGTTACGGCTTCCCGCCCACCACGCCCCCGGCCCCGGCCCCCGCGCCGAACCAGCAGAGTGGCTACGGCTTCCCGCCCTCACCGGCACCGCAGACCCAGCCCGCCCCCCACACCCCCAACGCGCCGGACCAGCAGGGCAGTTACGGCTTCCCCCCTGCACCCCCGCAACCGGGCCCGCCCACCCCCGCCGCGCCGAACCAGCAAGGCGGCGGCTACGGCTTCCCGCTCCCGCCCGCGCAGCAGGCCCCGCCCACCCCGGCACCCCCGAACCAACAGGGCAGCTACGGCTTCCCGCAGGGACCGGCACAGCAGGGCACGCCCGCCCCCAACGCGCCGGAACAGCAGGGCAGTTACGGCTTCCCTCCGGCACCCGCACAACCGGGCCCGCCCAACCCTCAGAGCGGCTACGGCTTCCCCCCTGCGCCCCCGGCTCCCGCGCAGCAGCAGCCCCAGCCCGACGGACCGCAACCCCCGCACGCACCCCAGCCGCAGGCGCAGCCCCAAGCCCAACCCCCGGTGGACCCCCGCACCGGCGCCGCCTGGCCCCAGCCCATCCAGCACGACCAGCGGCAGCCGACCAACCCCGGTGCCGCGCCGCTCGGTTACACCGCTGCCGTGGAACTGTCGTCGGACCGGCTGCTCAGCAACAAGAAGCAGAAGGCGAAGAGCGGTCGGCCCGGTGCCGCGCCCTCGCGGTTCAAGCTCGGCGGGAAGAAGGAAGAGGCCGAGCGGCAGCGGAAGTTGGAGCTGATCCGTACGCCGGTGCTGTCGTGCTACCGGATCGCGGTGATCAGCCTCAAGGGCGGTGTCGGCAAGACCACGACCACCACCGCACTCGGCTCCACGCTCGCCACCGAGCGCCAGGACAAGATCCTCGCGATCGACGCCAACCCGGACGCCGGCACCCTCGGCCGCCGTGTGCGCCGCGAGACCGGCGCCACCATCCGCGACCTGGTCCAGGCGATCCCGTACCTCAACTCGTACATGGACATCCGCCGGTTCACCTCCCAGGCGGCCTCCGGCCTGGAGATCATCGCCAACGACGTCGACCCGGCCGTCTCCACCACCTTCAACGACGAGGACTACCGGCGCGTGCTCGACGTGCTGGGCAAGCAGTACCCGATCATCCTCACCGACTCCGGCACCGGTCTGCTCTACAGCGCGATGCGCGGTGTGCTCGACCTCGCCGACCAGCTCATCATCATCTCGACGCCGTCCGTGGACGGTGCGAGCAGCGCGAGTACGACGCTGGACTGGCTGTCGGCGCACGGCTACGCCGACCTGGTCTCACGCTCGCTCACCGTCATCTCCGGTGTCCGCGAGACCGGCAAGACGATCAAGGTGGAGGACATCGTCAGCCACTTCGAGACGCGCTGCCGGGGTGTCGTCGTCGTGCCGTTCGACGAGCATCTCGCCGCCGGTGCGGAGGTCGACCTCGACATGATGCGGCCGAAGGTCCGGGAGTCGTACTTCAACCTCGCGGCCCTGGTCGCCGAGGACTTCGTCCGCCACCAGCAGATGCACGGCCTGTGGACGAGCGACGGCAACCCGCCCCCGGTACTGGCCCCGCCGATGCCGGGCCAGCAGGGATACCCGGGGTACCCGGGCCAGCAGGGCCAGCCCGGGCAACAGGGACAGCCGGGCTATCCGGGCCAGCAGCCGTACCCGGGCCAGCAGGCTCCCGGCCAGCCGGGTCACTACCCCCAGCAGCAGCAACAGCACCAACCGCAGCCGCAACCGCCGCACCCCGGTCAGGAGCTGTACGGCCAGCAGCCCTACCCCCAGCAGGGTCAGCCCCCGGCGCAGCAGCCGGCCCCGCCGTATCCCCAGCACCCGGGTCAGCAGCCCCCGCCGCCGTACCCGCAGCACCCGGGCTACGGCCAACCCCCGCAGGCTCCTCAGCAGGACGGCGACCAGGCTCCGCCCCCGCCGCCTCCCGCACCCCCGCAGCAGTAG
- a CDS encoding WXG100 family type VII secretion target, translated as MGDEQKQPNPHEAELTQVAQQVGVIDAANIASNAMNGIFGGHVRFFGKTDFENHRLNDMIDMVETASPEHLETAGKALWDARDAISDAAEELSGHIGNVDWEGDSGQAFRDWGNDLVTYAVNLASFAEVAGTQISAAAMGLASVRSAMPPRDTRLDSQTPAEIPMPARVAGNKQYAAAVNVEKDRQEAINQMNRLSSFYSVSEEALAAQEPPTFLQAMPDVGVPKPQPTSKDPWLDPGKTQESQSLGGTQDLTTHHHASSVVTNHPTSVDTTPTVRHVDDSRTHPDVNVGTKIDGVGTLPSQEITKPATNLPPSMPASGGGNGGTIPPLVSGAVPPAFGTSTGRTSGFGGATGSRSPISAQGRAVNPGGVTGGRGNTGPMGRAAATGQSGIRSGETAAGRSPLGRAISGGTPRPVGGPTGGQAGGPTSTGAARGNGVVGGKPTTGAASGVSGPRVPRGTVVGAEGNSNSRTPAGKIGQRGVIGAPKSAPGARPGQSGRPVVGNSDGVVGTPRSRPSNVRGADGTGGAPGVAKGSAGSRRSTNREDREGEREQDAQRRNTPPVTD; from the coding sequence ATGGGTGACGAGCAGAAGCAGCCGAATCCGCACGAGGCGGAACTGACGCAGGTGGCCCAGCAGGTCGGCGTCATCGATGCGGCCAACATCGCGTCGAATGCGATGAACGGCATATTCGGTGGCCATGTCCGTTTCTTCGGCAAGACCGACTTCGAGAACCACCGCCTCAACGACATGATCGACATGGTCGAGACCGCGAGTCCGGAGCACCTGGAGACTGCGGGCAAGGCCCTATGGGACGCTCGCGATGCCATCAGTGACGCGGCCGAAGAGCTCAGCGGCCATATCGGCAACGTCGATTGGGAGGGCGACTCCGGTCAGGCCTTCCGTGACTGGGGCAACGACCTCGTCACCTACGCCGTCAACCTCGCGTCCTTCGCGGAGGTCGCCGGGACCCAGATCTCGGCCGCCGCCATGGGCCTGGCTTCCGTCCGTAGCGCCATGCCACCGCGCGACACCCGGCTCGACTCCCAGACGCCCGCAGAGATTCCGATGCCTGCGCGCGTCGCGGGCAACAAGCAGTACGCCGCTGCGGTCAACGTCGAGAAGGACCGCCAAGAGGCGATCAACCAGATGAATCGGTTGTCGTCCTTCTACTCGGTGTCGGAGGAGGCACTGGCGGCACAGGAACCGCCTACGTTTTTGCAGGCTATGCCGGATGTGGGGGTGCCCAAGCCGCAGCCGACGTCTAAGGATCCGTGGCTTGACCCCGGCAAAACGCAAGAAAGCCAGAGCCTTGGCGGTACTCAGGATCTTACGACTCACCATCACGCTTCGAGCGTGGTGACTAACCATCCGACTTCGGTCGACACCACTCCGACGGTCAGGCACGTGGATGACTCACGTACCCACCCGGACGTGAATGTCGGTACGAAGATCGACGGTGTGGGCACCCTGCCGTCCCAGGAGATCACGAAGCCGGCGACCAACCTGCCTCCGTCGATGCCCGCTTCGGGCGGAGGTAACGGCGGGACGATTCCGCCTTTGGTCTCGGGCGCGGTTCCTCCTGCTTTCGGCACCTCGACGGGACGCACCTCGGGATTCGGCGGAGCGACCGGGAGCAGATCCCCGATTTCGGCGCAGGGACGTGCGGTCAACCCCGGTGGCGTGACCGGCGGGCGTGGCAACACAGGCCCGATGGGGCGTGCCGCCGCAACAGGGCAGTCGGGCATCCGGAGTGGTGAAACAGCGGCAGGCAGATCACCCCTCGGTCGGGCCATCTCCGGCGGAACGCCTCGCCCGGTCGGCGGGCCGACGGGAGGCCAGGCCGGCGGGCCGACTTCCACAGGGGCGGCACGTGGCAACGGCGTCGTCGGAGGAAAGCCCACCACAGGCGCTGCCTCGGGAGTGAGCGGCCCCAGGGTGCCTCGCGGCACGGTCGTCGGTGCCGAGGGTAACTCCAACTCCCGTACGCCTGCGGGCAAGATCGGCCAGCGCGGGGTGATCGGGGCGCCGAAATCCGCCCCGGGCGCGCGCCCGGGACAGTCTGGTCGACCCGTCGTGGGCAACTCCGACGGTGTGGTCGGCACTCCCAGGAGCCGACCTTCCAATGTCAGGGGCGCCGACGGCACCGGAGGCGCACCGGGGGTAGCGAAAGGGTCGGCGGGAAGTCGACGCAGTACGAACCGAGAAGACCGCGAGGGCGAGCGCGAGCAAGATGCGCAGCGGCGCAACACGCCGCCCGTGACCGACTGA
- the eccE gene encoding type VII secretion protein EccE, with the protein MASGTRTRSRDRSRTRGSATPGPGSAQSPSAAGASPPGAGGLHLRTRRGQGGAFRLQRLVLLEIAAAVLLVGWAIDPMALVPAGVVAVALVLLAFVRRRGRSLPEWLGTARALKARRKSAANTETPPGTEPGLAPAVECDPTLRTYSYGGRDRRPIGLIGDGTFVTAVVQVEADVTALRADRNRHPLPLSLVRDALEVDGIRLESAQLVLHTQPAPALHLPQHSVAVTNYAPLQEQTGAPAVRITWIALKLDPEQCLEAVAARGGGLTGAQKCVVRVADHLASRLTGAGFRTTILNEEELTAALATSACANPLVTAEAGRTEARERRTEESSRSWRCDNRRHTTYWIRRWPQLGGRGPSLPQLIALLTATPALATTFSLTLARGERQEVSMCGHLRVTGRSDDELVAARRALEGAARHTGLALARLDREQLPGVLATLPLGGAR; encoded by the coding sequence ATGGCTTCCGGAACGCGGACGCGGTCTCGTGACCGGTCGCGGACGAGGGGCTCCGCAACGCCCGGGCCGGGGTCCGCGCAGTCGCCGTCCGCGGCGGGCGCATCGCCCCCGGGAGCGGGCGGACTTCATCTCAGGACGCGCCGCGGACAGGGCGGGGCATTCCGGTTGCAACGGCTCGTCCTGCTGGAGATCGCGGCTGCCGTCCTCCTCGTCGGCTGGGCGATCGACCCCATGGCGCTGGTGCCGGCGGGCGTCGTCGCCGTGGCGCTCGTGCTGCTGGCCTTCGTCCGCCGGCGCGGCCGTTCCCTGCCCGAATGGCTGGGTACCGCGCGGGCGTTGAAGGCACGCCGGAAGAGCGCCGCGAACACGGAGACACCGCCGGGCACGGAGCCCGGTCTCGCACCGGCCGTCGAGTGCGACCCGACCCTGCGGACCTACTCGTACGGCGGCCGGGACCGGCGTCCGATCGGGCTGATCGGGGACGGCACCTTCGTGACCGCCGTCGTACAGGTCGAGGCCGATGTCACCGCGCTGCGGGCCGACCGGAACCGGCATCCGCTGCCGCTCTCGCTGGTGCGGGACGCGCTCGAAGTGGACGGTATCCGGCTGGAGTCGGCGCAGCTCGTGCTGCACACCCAGCCCGCGCCCGCGCTGCACCTGCCCCAGCACTCGGTGGCCGTCACCAACTACGCGCCGTTGCAGGAGCAGACCGGCGCCCCGGCGGTGCGCATCACCTGGATCGCGTTGAAGCTCGACCCCGAGCAGTGCCTGGAGGCCGTGGCCGCCCGGGGCGGAGGGCTCACCGGAGCGCAGAAGTGCGTCGTGCGCGTCGCCGACCATCTCGCGAGCCGCCTCACCGGTGCCGGATTCCGCACGACGATCCTGAACGAGGAGGAGCTGACCGCGGCCCTCGCCACCTCCGCATGCGCGAACCCCCTGGTGACGGCGGAGGCCGGACGGACCGAAGCGCGGGAGCGCCGGACCGAGGAGTCCAGCCGGAGCTGGCGCTGCGACAACCGCAGACATACGACGTACTGGATCCGCCGCTGGCCCCAACTGGGCGGTCGCGGACCGTCGTTGCCGCAGCTGATCGCCCTGCTCACGGCCACCCCGGCGCTCGCCACGACGTTCAGCCTCACGCTCGCGCGCGGGGAGCGCCAGGAGGTGTCGATGTGCGGGCACCTGCGGGTGACGGGCCGCAGTGACGACGAACTGGTCGCGGCGCGGCGCGCGTTGGAGGGCGCGGCACGGCACACGGGCCTGGCACTGGCCCGCCTCGACCGCGAGCAGCTCCCGGGTGTGCTCGCCACGCTGCCCCTCGGAGGTGCCCGATGA
- the mycP gene encoding type VII secretion-associated serine protease mycosin: protein MSYAPSSRLLRATAAMAAAAATLAVSTVVLAPPAAADDGFSDQCTFPNKVYPGRPWALQRVLLDELWSQSKGKGVRVAVIDTGVDVKNPQLTHAVDVKSGRNLMPRNLKDSNGDKIARGSENGTTDTVGHGTKVAGIIAARPIGGTGFVGLAPEATIIPIEQNDADGHGTAQTLAAAVTYAIQAKADVINISQDTSNAVKPDPSLESAIDTALSKKIVVVASAGNGGQGGNVKKTYPASFPGVLAVAASDRNNERASFSQSGDFVGVAAPGVDMISTVPKGGHCSDNGTSFSAPYVAGVAALIKAKHPDWTAREVVAQIEQTAERTIAGHDRLVGWGVVDPVRALTEDDHPIESPDPQDGLTKAQAPSPAKLQLGETADEHDARLATYVALGAAVLVAGLGGTAVATRDARKRARKVAGLD, encoded by the coding sequence ATGTCGTACGCACCTTCCTCCCGCCTCCTCCGTGCCACGGCGGCGATGGCCGCAGCGGCCGCGACCCTGGCCGTGTCCACCGTCGTGCTCGCGCCCCCCGCGGCGGCGGACGACGGCTTCTCGGACCAGTGCACGTTCCCCAACAAGGTGTACCCGGGCCGCCCTTGGGCCCTGCAACGCGTCCTCCTCGACGAGTTGTGGAGCCAGTCCAAGGGCAAGGGCGTACGGGTGGCGGTGATCGACACCGGCGTGGACGTGAAGAACCCGCAGCTCACCCATGCGGTGGACGTGAAGAGCGGCCGTAACCTCATGCCCAGGAACCTCAAGGACAGCAACGGCGACAAGATCGCGCGGGGCAGCGAGAACGGCACGACCGACACCGTGGGACACGGCACCAAGGTGGCCGGCATCATCGCGGCCCGCCCGATCGGCGGCACCGGCTTCGTGGGCCTGGCCCCCGAGGCGACCATCATCCCGATCGAGCAGAACGACGCGGACGGCCACGGCACGGCGCAGACTCTCGCTGCGGCGGTCACCTACGCGATCCAGGCCAAGGCCGACGTCATCAACATCTCGCAGGACACGTCGAACGCGGTGAAGCCGGACCCCTCCCTGGAGTCGGCGATCGACACGGCCCTGTCGAAGAAGATCGTGGTCGTGGCGTCGGCGGGCAACGGCGGCCAGGGCGGCAACGTCAAGAAGACGTACCCGGCGTCCTTCCCGGGCGTCCTCGCCGTCGCGGCCTCCGACCGCAACAACGAACGCGCGTCCTTCTCCCAGTCCGGCGACTTCGTCGGCGTCGCGGCACCCGGCGTCGACATGATCTCCACCGTCCCCAAGGGCGGTCACTGCTCCGACAACGGTACGAGTTTCTCGGCGCCGTACGTCGCCGGCGTCGCCGCGCTGATCAAGGCGAAGCATCCGGACTGGACCGCCCGCGAGGTCGTCGCCCAGATCGAGCAGACCGCCGAGCGCACCATCGCCGGCCACGACCGCCTCGTCGGCTGGGGCGTCGTCGACCCGGTCCGCGCGCTCACCGAGGACGACCACCCGATCGAGTCCCCCGACCCCCAGGACGGTCTCACCAAGGCCCAGGCCCCGTCCCCCGCGAAGCTCCAACTCGGCGAGACCGCCGACGAACACGACGCCCGCCTCGCGACCTACGTCGCCCTGGGCGCGGCCGTGCTGGTGGCGGGACTCGGCGGTACGGCGGTGGCGACCCGGGACGCGCGCAAGCGGGCGCGGAAGGTCGCGGGGCTGGACTGA
- the eccB gene encoding type VII secretion protein EccB: MASRRDQLNAYTFAKRRMLASFVQSSPDGSEEGAPRPLRGVVPGVIVGVVVMAVFGAWGMFKPTAPQGWATPKSKVIVASKSTTRYVVLTTDGKAQLHPVLNMASAKLLLNAGQGEVVTVDESVLDGGKIPHGVTVGIPYAPDRLPSASEAGAEKRWAVCERPSAGGGSIQKAALVLAERDMKKTEGKQRLRGGELLYVVDPDKNRYVVDASGTAYRVDKSDELLLRAVVGSGREPERVSPEWLATLHQGDPITFPSIGSTPGTAAGAPGELDASANRAGMVLKASDASGEHYYVVLPGRVAQVSAFVAQLLLSSKDLAPLGQAGHATAVSPGAITPEGTFGAEHRWPTKEPTAVNEASDTSGSRSTICNVLQKVDGKGATTLTTWAGTDFPAPLPTDSTSAYVTPGSGQLFRQFQGEETKAGPVFLVTDTGLRYVLQSNADSATNDAGIGTTAKERQQEQQEAEQAQIRLGYADVDPAPIPASWSEFLPTGPRLSTAAARQPQGS, from the coding sequence ATGGCATCTCGGCGGGACCAGCTCAACGCCTACACCTTCGCGAAGCGGCGCATGCTGGCGTCCTTCGTGCAGTCCTCCCCGGACGGTTCGGAGGAGGGGGCGCCGCGGCCGCTGCGCGGAGTGGTGCCCGGCGTCATCGTGGGCGTGGTCGTCATGGCGGTCTTCGGCGCCTGGGGCATGTTCAAACCGACCGCGCCGCAGGGCTGGGCCACCCCCAAGTCGAAGGTGATCGTCGCCAGCAAGTCGACCACCCGCTACGTCGTCCTGACGACCGACGGCAAGGCCCAGCTGCACCCCGTCCTCAACATGGCGTCCGCGAAGCTGCTCCTCAACGCCGGCCAGGGCGAGGTTGTCACCGTCGACGAGTCGGTCCTCGACGGCGGCAAGATCCCGCACGGCGTCACCGTGGGCATCCCGTACGCCCCCGACCGGCTTCCCTCGGCGAGCGAGGCGGGCGCCGAGAAGCGCTGGGCGGTGTGCGAGCGCCCGAGCGCGGGCGGCGGTTCCATCCAGAAGGCGGCGCTGGTCCTCGCCGAGCGCGACATGAAGAAGACCGAGGGCAAGCAGCGGTTGCGCGGCGGAGAACTGCTCTACGTGGTGGACCCGGACAAGAACCGCTACGTGGTGGACGCGAGCGGCACGGCGTACCGCGTGGACAAGAGCGACGAGCTGCTGCTGCGCGCCGTCGTCGGCTCCGGCCGCGAGCCCGAGCGCGTCTCCCCGGAGTGGCTGGCCACCCTGCACCAGGGCGACCCGATCACCTTCCCGTCCATCGGCTCCACACCCGGTACGGCCGCCGGTGCCCCGGGCGAGCTGGACGCGTCGGCCAACAGGGCGGGCATGGTGCTCAAGGCGTCCGACGCCAGCGGTGAGCACTACTACGTAGTGCTTCCTGGCCGGGTCGCGCAGGTCTCCGCCTTCGTCGCCCAACTCCTGCTGTCCAGCAAGGATCTGGCCCCCCTCGGCCAGGCCGGTCACGCCACCGCGGTGAGCCCGGGCGCGATCACCCCGGAGGGCACCTTCGGCGCCGAGCACCGCTGGCCCACCAAGGAACCCACGGCCGTCAACGAGGCCTCGGACACGTCCGGCAGCCGCAGCACGATCTGCAACGTCCTACAGAAGGTGGACGGCAAGGGCGCCACCACCCTGACGACCTGGGCGGGCACCGACTTCCCGGCCCCGCTCCCCACCGACTCCACCAGCGCCTACGTCACCCCCGGCTCCGGCCAGCTCTTCCGCCAGTTCCAGGGCGAGGAGACCAAGGCAGGCCCCGTCTTCCTGGTCACCGACACGGGCCTGCGTTACGTCCTGCAGTCCAACGCCGACAGCGCCACGAACGACGCGGGCATCGGTACGACGGCCAAGGAACGCCAGCAGGAGCAGCAAGAGGCCGAGCAGGCCCAGATCCGCCTCGGCTACGCCGACGTCGACCCGGCGCCGATCCCCGCCTCCTGGTCCGAGTTCCTGCCCACGGGTCCCCGCCTGTCGACGGCGGCGGCACGTCAACCGCAGGGTTCGTAG
- a CDS encoding S8 family serine peptidase: MCAALGAFAIVSSGLAPSAVAADVQSKQWYLDIMDAKGMWKVSTGKGVKVAVLDTGVNPDTPSLKGQVLVDGVHQAVSYNATNDYLGHGTTMAEMIAGTGAGGGLQGLAPGAKVVPYRVLTKGVKNKTDVKKTPSTADAIKAAADSDAQIISMSFGGDILDPDEAKAVKYAQSKGKLMFAATGNDAETKNFIGYPAADPYVVGVAAADKDGKVADFSEHGNYVDLAAPGRNVPVWCDATFKSYCVSGGTSAATALTSASAALIWSAHPNWTANQVLATLIDTAGRDWPKNKPSNYLGYGLIRPRKVLENSSINPGAAGTDPLSFENGTGVTGASPSASASASTSPKAPNPTSGGQTSAAASTSDSSGNTTLWIALGAAAAVVVLGGGAFAVARSRRGA, translated from the coding sequence GTGTGTGCCGCACTTGGCGCTTTCGCCATTGTGTCTTCGGGGCTGGCTCCGAGCGCGGTTGCCGCCGATGTCCAGTCGAAGCAGTGGTACCTGGACATTATGGACGCGAAGGGGATGTGGAAGGTAAGCACCGGCAAAGGCGTCAAGGTTGCCGTGCTGGACACTGGTGTAAACCCGGACACTCCATCCCTCAAGGGCCAGGTGCTCGTGGACGGGGTGCATCAGGCCGTCTCGTACAACGCCACCAACGACTATCTGGGCCACGGGACCACCATGGCGGAGATGATTGCCGGCACTGGCGCCGGAGGCGGTCTGCAGGGCCTGGCCCCCGGTGCGAAGGTCGTGCCTTACCGGGTGCTGACCAAGGGCGTGAAGAACAAGACCGACGTAAAGAAGACGCCTTCGACCGCCGATGCGATCAAGGCTGCAGCGGACAGCGATGCCCAGATCATCAGCATGTCGTTCGGCGGCGACATCCTTGACCCGGACGAGGCCAAGGCCGTTAAGTACGCCCAATCCAAGGGCAAGTTGATGTTCGCCGCTACGGGAAACGATGCTGAGACCAAGAACTTCATCGGCTACCCCGCCGCAGACCCGTACGTCGTCGGCGTAGCCGCAGCCGACAAGGACGGCAAGGTGGCCGACTTCTCGGAGCACGGCAACTACGTCGATCTGGCGGCCCCGGGTCGCAACGTTCCGGTGTGGTGCGACGCGACATTCAAGTCGTACTGCGTCAGCGGTGGTACCAGCGCAGCGACCGCCCTGACCTCTGCCTCCGCCGCCCTAATCTGGTCCGCGCACCCCAACTGGACGGCCAATCAAGTCCTGGCCACCCTCATCGACACCGCAGGCCGCGACTGGCCGAAGAACAAGCCGAGCAACTACCTCGGCTACGGCCTGATCCGCCCCCGCAAGGTGCTGGAGAACAGCAGCATCAACCCGGGTGCCGCCGGCACGGACCCGCTCAGCTTCGAGAACGGAACCGGCGTCACGGGCGCCTCGCCCTCCGCCTCCGCCTCCGCATCGACCTCGCCCAAAGCCCCCAACCCCACCTCGGGCGGCCAGACTTCAGCCGCAGCCTCGACCTCCGACTCGTCCGGCAACACCACACTGTGGATCGCACTCGGCGCCGCAGCGGCCGTAGTCGTGCTCGGCGGTGGAGCCTTCGCGGTGGCTCGTTCGCGGCGAGGCGCATGA